In Elephas maximus indicus isolate mEleMax1 chromosome 4, mEleMax1 primary haplotype, whole genome shotgun sequence, a genomic segment contains:
- the LOC126075983 gene encoding serine/threonine-protein kinase STK11-like translates to MHVVHPQQLGMVTEAKLMSVGMDTFIHRNDSFEVIDQQRPQKPAKLLGKYLLGDLLGEGSYGKVKEVLDLDTLCRRALKIVKKNKLRRIPDGVANMEKEIQLLRRLRHRNVIQLVDVLHKEKQKTYMVMEYCACDLQEMLDSVPEKRFPVCQAHGYFCQLIDGLEYLHSQGIVHKDIKPSNLLLTTGGTLKISDLGMAEALHRFAEDDTCQTRQGSPAFQPPEILNGLDTFSGFKVDIWSAGVTLYIITTGLYPFDGDNIYQLFQNIRKWDYTIPGDCGPLLSHLLRRMLEYDPARRLSIQQIRQHVWFRKRHPPAEGLVPIPPHPDTEDRWRSMTVVPYLEDLHGCASDADKEGLFNTEDAIIYTQDFAMPGQVLEVEAGQNQGLPKALCMNGTEAAQRSPKSKAKRRASFSSNRISSKIRRLSPYKQQ, encoded by the coding sequence ATGCATGTGGTGCACCCCCAGCAGCTGGGCATGGTCACTGAGGCCAAGCTGATGTCTGTGGGAATGGACACCTTCATCCACCGCAACGACTCTTTTGAGGTCATTGACCAGCAGCGCCCTCAAAAGCCTGCCAAGCTCCTTGGCAAGTACCTGCTGGGGGACCTGCTGGGGGAGGGCTCCTACGGCAAGGTGAAAGAGGTGCTGGACTTGGACACACTGTGCCGGCGCGCCCTCAAGATCGTCAAGAAGAATAAGCTGCGGCGGATCCCCGACGGGGTCGCCAACATGGAGAAGGAGATCCAGCTCTTGCGGCGGCTGCGGCACAGGAACGTCATCCAGCTAGTGGATGTGCTGCACAAGGAGAAGCAGAAGACGTATATGGTGATGGAGTACTGCGCGTGCGACCTGCAGGAGATGCTGGACAGTGTGCCAGAGAAGAGGTTCCCTGTGTGCCAGGCTCACGGGTACTTCTGCCAGCTCATCGACGGGCTGGAGTACCTGCACAGCCAGGGCATCGTGCACAAGGACATCAAGCCCAGCAACTTGCTGCTCACCACAGGCGGCACGCTCAAGATCTCCGACCTGGGCATGGCAGAGGCTCTGCACCGGTTTGCCGAGGATGACACGTGCCAGACCAGACAGGGCTCGCCAGCCTTCCAGCCGCCGGAGATCTTGAACGGCCTGGACACCTTCTCCGGCTTCAAGGTGGACATCTGGTCGGCAGGGGTCACGCTTTACATCATCACCACGGGCCTGTACCCTTTTGATGGGGACAacatctaccagctgttccagaACATCAGGAAGTGGGACTACACGATTCCAGGCGACTGTGGCCCGCTGCTGTCCCACCTGCTGAGAAGGATGCTTGAGTACGATCCTGCCCGGAGGCTCTCCATCCAGCAGATCCGGCAGCACGTCTGGTTTCGGAAGAGGCACCCACCGGCTGAGGGGCTGGTGCCCATCCCTCCCCACCCGGACACTGAGGACAGGTGGCGCAGCATGACAGTAGTGCCCTACCTGGAAGATCTGCATGGCTGTGCCAGCGATGCTGACAAGGAGGGCCTCTTCAACACTGAGGATGCCATCATCTATACTCAGGACTTCGCTATGCCTGGACAGGTCCTGGAGGTGGAGGCCGGTCAGAACCAGGGCTTGCCCAAGGCCCTGTGCATGAATGGCACCGAGGCAGCCCAGCGGAGCCCCAAGTCAAAGGCCAAGCGCCGCGCCAGCTTCTCCTCCAACCGTATCAGCAGCAAGATCCGCCGCCTGTCGCCCTACAAGCAGCAGTGA